From a single Bernardetia sp. genomic region:
- a CDS encoding AtpZ/AtpI family protein, which translates to MANQKNENSQPQDNAQNKDDNLEDELYKELEKRLDGIEDKFEQNVRNHLNSKEEEKEKHYHFQEDSLNDFEVEEETEVNIPISPKKIEPEPTFKNSYTEKINIASKKREEALAKPPNKYLKYGGIGAEMIGSVILGSFAGNWLDKKMELDFPVFTIVLIFLGLTATFYHLIRQLNADQKEDENTKNTKD; encoded by the coding sequence ATGGCAAACCAAAAGAACGAGAACTCGCAACCTCAAGATAATGCTCAAAATAAAGATGATAATCTAGAAGATGAACTCTATAAAGAATTAGAAAAAAGACTGGATGGCATAGAAGATAAGTTTGAACAAAATGTCAGAAACCATCTAAATTCTAAGGAAGAGGAAAAAGAAAAGCACTATCACTTTCAAGAGGATTCTTTGAATGATTTTGAAGTAGAAGAAGAAACTGAAGTAAATATTCCTATTTCTCCAAAAAAAATAGAACCAGAACCTACATTCAAAAATTCTTATACAGAAAAAATTAATATAGCTTCTAAAAAAAGAGAAGAGGCTTTAGCCAAACCACCCAATAAATATCTCAAATATGGAGGTATTGGTGCAGAAATGATAGGTTCAGTGATTTTGGGAAGTTTTGCAGGAAATTGGCTAGATAAAAAAATGGAACTTGATTTTCCTGTTTTTACTATTGTACTGATTTTCTTAGGTCTAACAGCCACCTTCTATCACCTCATAAGGCAACTCAATGCCGACCAAAAAGAAGACGAAAACACTAAAAATACAAAAGACTAA
- a CDS encoding bactofilin family protein: MFQSKKQTVSSAEVEANNIIGKGTKIIGDLLTQGNIRIDGEINGNITSKSKVALGAGSKLEGNLVSSNAEIEGEVTGNIFVAELLILKANAVINGDVCTLRMITEPGAKINGQCKVGEAPKVTTSLSSSALNGTSKPVLNGKPKERELATSR; the protein is encoded by the coding sequence ATGTTCCAATCAAAAAAACAAACAGTAAGTTCGGCAGAAGTGGAAGCAAATAATATCATAGGTAAAGGCACAAAGATTATAGGAGATTTGCTCACACAAGGAAATATAAGAATAGATGGAGAAATAAATGGAAATATCACTTCTAAATCTAAGGTAGCGTTAGGGGCTGGTTCTAAGCTAGAGGGAAATCTAGTATCTAGCAATGCAGAGATAGAAGGTGAGGTTACAGGAAACATTTTTGTAGCAGAATTGCTTATTCTAAAAGCCAATGCAGTTATCAATGGTGATGTATGCACACTAAGAATGATAACAGAACCAGGGGCTAAAATAAATGGACAGTGCAAAGTTGGAGAAGCTCCAAAAGTAACAACTTCTCTATCAAGTTCTGCACTAAACGGAACATCTAAACCTGTACTAAATGGCAAACCAAAAGAACGAGAACTCGCAACCTCAAGATAA